From a single Brassica napus cultivar Da-Ae chromosome C9, Da-Ae, whole genome shotgun sequence genomic region:
- the LOC111213392 gene encoding E3 ubiquitin protein ligase RIE1 isoform X2, translating to MDTVQSESSSSNISITISSSSSLCTTPPRSESTHVTAPIVQERLPTSFYLRLAMRVSRARWFIFLRRVFHYQNGSRSDLGSNPFNSSTWMMSELIALFIQLTVITFTLAISKDERPIWPVRLWITGYDVGCLLSLMLLYGRFRQLDHDHGDIEQQHRGTEDNRSSRLMNRCRTSLELFFAIWFVIGNVWVFDSRFGSFNHAPTLHVLCVSLLAWNALCYSFPFLLFMFLCCIVPLASSLLGYNMNMGSSDRGASDDEISSLPSWKYKRIDDNASAPATDDPCCICLAKYKDKDEVTELPCSHKFHLKCVDQWLRIISCCPLCKQDLPR from the exons ATGGATACTGTTCAGTCTGAGTCATCTTCCAGTAATATCTCCATCACTATTTCATCCTCTTCGTCGTTATGTACCACACCACCACGAAGTGAAAGCACTCATGTTACTGCCCCTATTGTTCAAGAGAGGCTTCCAACTTCCTTCTACTTAAGATTAGCTATGAGGGTATCCAGAGCAAGATGGTTCATCTTCTTGAGAAGAGTTTTTCACTACCAGAACGGATCAAGATCAGACCTTGGCTCCAACCCTTTCAACTCCAGCACGTGGATGATGTCTGAGCTCATAGCTCTGTTTATTCAGCTTACTGTCATAACATTCACACTAGCTATCTCCAAAGATGAGAGACCTATTTGGCCGGTGAGGTTATGGATCACAGGCTATGATGTGGGATGTCTCCTTAGTCTCATGCTCTTGTATGGTCGGTTTCGCCAACTAGACCATGACCATGGCGATATTGAGCAGCAGCATAGAGGCACAGAAGACAACAG GAGCTCTCGTTTGATGAACAGATGCAGAACGTCGCTAGAGCTTTTCTTTGCGATTTGGTTTGTGATTGGGAATGTTTGGGTGTTCGATTCTAGGTTCGGTTCTTTCAACCATGCTCCAACTCTCCACGTCCTCTGCGTCTCTCTTCTAGCTTGGAACGCTCTCTGCTATTCGTTTCCTTTTCTTCTCTTCATGTTCCTCTGTTGCATTGTGCCTCTCGCTAGTAGCCTCCTTGGATACAACATGAACATGGGATCTTCAGACAGAGGAGCATCTGATGACGAAATCTCTAGTCTCCCTAGCTGGAAATACAAACGAATCGATGACAATGCTTCAGCTCCTGCAACCGATGATCCA TGTTGTATATGTTTGGCAAAGTATAAAGACAAGGATGAAGTAACAGAGCTACCATGTTCACATAAGTTTCATCTAAAGTGTGTAGATCAGTGGCTTCGTATCATCTCTTGTTGTCCTCTCTGCAAACAAGATCTTCCCAGATGA
- the LOC111213392 gene encoding E3 ubiquitin protein ligase RIE1 isoform X1, whose translation MDTVQSESSSSNISITISSSSSLCTTPPRSESTHVTAPIVQERLPTSFYLRLAMRVSRARWFIFLRRVFHYQNGSRSDLGSNPFNSSTWMMSELIALFIQLTVITFTLAISKDERPIWPVRLWITGYDVGCLLSLMLLYGRFRQLDHDHGDIEQQHRGTEDNRSSRLMNRCRTSLELFFAIWFVIGNVWVFDSRFGSFNHAPTLHVLCVSLLAWNALCYSFPFLLFMFLCCIVPLASSLLGYNMNMGSSDRGASDDEISSLPSWKYKRIDDNASAPATDDPQCCICLAKYKDKDEVTELPCSHKFHLKCVDQWLRIISCCPLCKQDLPR comes from the exons ATGGATACTGTTCAGTCTGAGTCATCTTCCAGTAATATCTCCATCACTATTTCATCCTCTTCGTCGTTATGTACCACACCACCACGAAGTGAAAGCACTCATGTTACTGCCCCTATTGTTCAAGAGAGGCTTCCAACTTCCTTCTACTTAAGATTAGCTATGAGGGTATCCAGAGCAAGATGGTTCATCTTCTTGAGAAGAGTTTTTCACTACCAGAACGGATCAAGATCAGACCTTGGCTCCAACCCTTTCAACTCCAGCACGTGGATGATGTCTGAGCTCATAGCTCTGTTTATTCAGCTTACTGTCATAACATTCACACTAGCTATCTCCAAAGATGAGAGACCTATTTGGCCGGTGAGGTTATGGATCACAGGCTATGATGTGGGATGTCTCCTTAGTCTCATGCTCTTGTATGGTCGGTTTCGCCAACTAGACCATGACCATGGCGATATTGAGCAGCAGCATAGAGGCACAGAAGACAACAG GAGCTCTCGTTTGATGAACAGATGCAGAACGTCGCTAGAGCTTTTCTTTGCGATTTGGTTTGTGATTGGGAATGTTTGGGTGTTCGATTCTAGGTTCGGTTCTTTCAACCATGCTCCAACTCTCCACGTCCTCTGCGTCTCTCTTCTAGCTTGGAACGCTCTCTGCTATTCGTTTCCTTTTCTTCTCTTCATGTTCCTCTGTTGCATTGTGCCTCTCGCTAGTAGCCTCCTTGGATACAACATGAACATGGGATCTTCAGACAGAGGAGCATCTGATGACGAAATCTCTAGTCTCCCTAGCTGGAAATACAAACGAATCGATGACAATGCTTCAGCTCCTGCAACCGATGATCCA cAGTGTTGTATATGTTTGGCAAAGTATAAAGACAAGGATGAAGTAACAGAGCTACCATGTTCACATAAGTTTCATCTAAAGTGTGTAGATCAGTGGCTTCGTATCATCTCTTGTTGTCCTCTCTGCAAACAAGATCTTCCCAGATGA
- the LOC106403661 gene encoding uncharacterized protein LOC106403661 isoform X2, with amino-acid sequence MDGVLDLSALMKGKLQLLSKKSIPADVQGSTSSDAGRASKEEAHGLVDKDVGAEPPASSTKKKKKSKKSRRKMPEELPLEEIASLDETSEGLEARKEERGRKRPYEGATSSIDHGETPAVGREGATRGSVESDRSEAAPEDRPRKKRKKKSIEAEPRLSDVETGLVEVVAGGDISLETPPEEREVSARGSDPITGERSIPDPSARKGSRSEGSTVRRKKVEFPDRVEFSYNETTPLILNPLRCAELTRQIRGGTREMPQLDDLYFKTDT; translated from the coding sequence ATGGACGGAGTGCTGGATTTGAGTGCATTGATGAAGGGGAAGCTGCAGTTGCTTTCGAAGAAGTCAATTCCTGCCGATGTACAAGGGTCGACCAGTTCTGACGCAGGCCGAGCTTCCAAGGAAGAAGCTCATGGTTTAGTCGACAAAGACGTTGGGGCGGAGCCTCCTGCCTCGAGtactaaaaagaagaagaagagcaagaaatCTAGGAGGAAAATGCCCGAAGAGCTTCCTCTTGAAGAGATCGCTTCTCTCGACGAAACCTCCGAGGGTTTGGAAGCAAGGAAGGAAGAGAGAGGAAGGAAGAGACCCTACGAAGGGGCTACTTCCTCCATTGATCACGGCGAGACGCCGGCAGTAGGACGAGAAGGCGCTACAAGGGGTTCCGTCGAGTCTGATCGTTCTGAAGCGGCACCTGAAGATCGTCccaggaagaagaggaagaagaagtccaTCGAGGCAGAGCCGCGTCTTTCTGATGTGGAGACGGGCCTCGTCGAAGTTGTCGCGGGAGGCGACATTTCTCTTGAAACCCCTCCTGAGGAGAGAGAGGTCTCAGCGCGGGGCAGTGATCCTATTACGGGTGAGAGATCTATTCCTGATCCGTCTGCGAGGAAAGGGTCTCGTTCAGAAGGTTCTACTGTGAGGAGGAAGAAGGTCGAGTTCCCCGATCGCGTCGAGTTTTCCTACAACGAGACGACCCCCCTAATCCTTAATCCTCTTAGGTGCGCGGAGCTGACGCGCCAAATTCGTGGTGGGACGAGGGAGATGCCACAATTGGACGACCTTTACTTCAAGACTGATACATAG
- the LOC106403661 gene encoding uncharacterized abhydrolase domain-containing protein DDB_G0269086-like isoform X1 → MNFLVEKYDSTLKQTMIQLGSSEKLAQTRLKVIERVRAEHKKANEKAAEEKEILRVKFEELEGKLKSSSAARKELVREKSHLEQTAANLEKEKTELVEERDVAVDKLIRERQRLRDSRGLEVTRERERVEAAMAEKASRRFDRVRDHFTRLAAFEKAKNLYGQASGTKKCLEVIKASGTEIPQEMIDVFAEQEKLYKMEIMKFRVEPLSDSDLTLSPLVLPSRFVEDRFRTSFDPYGSNVNLIGPETASRLVTSLEIVEEPSEDPLVDVTSIPTEHVKSPVGSGFDERLEN, encoded by the coding sequence ATGAACTTTCTCGTTGAGAAGTACGATAGTACTCTGAAACAGACGATGATCCAGTTGGGATCTTCGGAGAAGCTTGCCCAGACGAGATTGAAGGTCATCGAGAGAGTAAGGGCGGAGCATAAGAAGGCCAACGAGAAGGCCGCAGAGGAGAAAGAGATTCTTCGAGTGAAGTTCGAAGAGCTGGAGGGCAAGCTTAAATCTTCCAGCGCGGCGAGGAAAGAGCTTGTCCGAGAAAAAAGTCATTTGGAGCAAACGGCTGCGAAcctggagaaggagaagaccgAGCTAGTCGAAGAGAGAGATGTCGCGGTAGACAAACTAATCAGAGAGAGGCAACGCTTGAGGGACTCCCGGGGTTTGGAGGTTACTCGTGAGAGGGAAAGAGTCGAGGCTGCTATGGCTGAGAAGGCAAGTCGCCGTTTTGATCGCGTGCGCGACCATTTTACTCGTCTGGCGGCTTTTGAGAAGGCGAAGAACCTGTATGGCCAAGCTTCGGGAACGAAGAAGTGCCTCGAGGTTATAAAGGCGAGTGGGACGGAGATCCCCCAAGAAATGATCGATGTCTTCGCTGAGCAGGAGAAACTTTACAAGATGGAGATTATGAAATTCCGAGTAGAGCCGCTGTCTGACAGCGACCTTACACTTTCTCCGCTGGTCCTTCCTTCTCGTTTCGTCGAGGACCGGTTCAGAACGTCATTTGATCCCTATGGGTCGAACGTAAACTTGATCGGGCCAGAGACGGCTTCTCGGCTCGTTACCTCGCTCGAAATTGTTGAGGAACCATCAGAGGATCCACTGGTTGACGTCACGTCTATCCCTACCGAGCATGTCAAGTCCCCGGTGGGAAGCGGTTTTGACGAGCGCCTAGAGAATTAG
- the LOC111213391 gene encoding uncharacterized protein LOC111213391: MARENPSTLILGDSISLAKIKSKPSRGSALEPTKKQSQDQNSPSLRRWGSSSSKPGRQNCLCSPTTHAGSFRCRHHRADSLTRVGSIGSNLAVLLSSMSGRFSDSLKAR; the protein is encoded by the coding sequence ATGGCGAGAGAAAACCCTTCAACCCTAATTCTTGGAGATTCTATAAGTTTAGCCAAGATCAAATCTAAACCTTCCCGTGGTTCTGCCCTTGAGCCAACCAAGAAACAGAGCCAAGACCAAAACTCACCGAGTTTACGCCGTTGGGGCTCGTCCTCCAGTAAACCTGGGAGGCAAAACTGCCTATGTTCTCCGACGACACACGCTGGTTCTTTCAGGTGCAGACACCACCGTGCTGATTCCTTGACTCGTGTCGGGTCTATCGGGTCGAATCTCGCTGTGCTATTGTCGTCCATGTCGGGCCGGTTTAGTGACTCACTCAAGGCTCGGTAA